The genomic region TTAGTGTATTATGAAGAAATAGATATTGTCAGTCAATTAGTAAAATATATAAAAGATTATGATATTAATAATGATTTTATGATTCATTCACAAAGTACAAAAGAAATTTTTAATAAAAGCAATAATGAATATGATATCTATTTTATTCAATATTCCTATCCACTGAGTGAGACCAAAATGAACTTATGGGAAAAGTATATCCATAAAAATAAAAATCAAGTAATCTTTGTTTTTATTTGTGATTCTATTGGTATGGTGGAAAATATTCCTTCATTAAATCCGATATTTTTTATTAGAAAAAATAGGATGGCAAGAGACTTAGATAAGTTATTTGTATTTATTAATAAGTTTATTGAAAAGAAAAATCATTTCATAAAGACTACTTTTAATAGTCAACTTTCTAAGCTTAAATTTGGAGATGTTATCTATATTGAGGATTATGGTTATGAAACATTATTTAATATGATTGATAAAAAAGTATTAATTTTTGGGAGAATTGAAGATATTGTTGAAGAATTAAAAGAGGCTACGCTTATTCCAATTAAAAAAACATGT from Tannockella kyphosi harbors:
- a CDS encoding LytTR family transcriptional regulator DNA-binding domain-containing protein, which codes for MRVLVYYEEIDIVSQLVKYIKDYDINNDFMIHSQSTKEIFNKSNNEYDIYFIQYSYPLSETKMNLWEKYIHKNKNQVIFVFICDSIGMVENIPSLNPIFFIRKNRMARDLDKLFVFINKFIEKKNHFIKTTFNSQLSKLKFGDVIYIEDYGYETLFNMIDKKVLIFGRIEDIVEELKEATLIPIKKTCFINIDKINYIGSQYIILVNGEVLRVDRQYYDKMIDAYKENLIYGI